One genomic segment of Desulfocapsa sulfexigens DSM 10523 includes these proteins:
- a CDS encoding PAS domain S-box protein encodes MNPRKANMVFLVSIVVFFCLFVLFWEKKQLAKERSYLHETAEVTAGDLWRLDADGLVAYLKLAAEHQFHERLTVFTASKEIFLEVSGQEYGFIDRALETVGLIPLVTLDADVMHNGKIIGSIEAIHRHGTIYLYFYLILVAALILLVSRLYLHTVEARNILEVRVTERTRELVDMNQDLQQEIQERIRAEKALGESEERYREIYNAPSDAIIMHDAATGAILDVNRAAVELYGYSYDELLVQTIGSLSSGEPPYDMEHGAQRVGLAMTKGPQLFDWRVKKQNGDLLWVEVALRYTEFSDQKYVIAVVRDVSQRKAAEVALAAEKERLAVTLRSIGDGVITTDIEGVIILINKVAEDLTGWSCEEAAGKPLAEVFTILNEQTRQRCENPVTRVLASGEIIALANHTILISRDGSEYSIADSGAPIRDENSEVVGVVLVFRDVTAEREREAELAKGRKLESVGLLAGGIAHDFNNILTAIMGNINLALLFSNPEERAYALLQDAEKASLRAKDLTQQLLTFSKGGEPIKELATIKNIIEDSACFILRGSNVSCNFHCDNDLWPVEIDQGQVSQVIQNIIINADQAMPKGGEVNVYCSNVSCEQCGELPLPPRDYLRISIQDSGIGMAGSLLENIFDPYFTTKQEGSGLGLAVSHSIISKHGGYITVESEPGRGTTFTLYLPAERDKKLVVAVRQEDAGGMPGKAKIMIMDDDEMVRSVAEAMLNHFGYEVILARDGVEAISFYREALESDTPIDLVVMDLTIPGGMGGQEAVREIHKIDPQAKIIVSSGYSNDPIMANYRDHGFLGAMTKPFQLHDFKVTLQRVL; translated from the coding sequence TTGAATCCTAGAAAAGCCAATATGGTCTTTTTGGTAAGCATTGTGGTGTTTTTCTGCCTCTTTGTTCTTTTCTGGGAAAAAAAGCAGCTGGCCAAGGAGAGAAGCTACCTGCATGAGACTGCTGAGGTGACTGCTGGAGATCTATGGAGGCTTGATGCCGATGGCCTGGTTGCCTATCTGAAGTTAGCTGCTGAACACCAGTTTCATGAACGTTTAACAGTGTTCACTGCCTCCAAAGAGATATTTTTGGAAGTTAGTGGTCAGGAATACGGTTTTATCGACAGGGCTCTTGAAACCGTCGGCTTGATTCCACTGGTAACACTTGATGCTGATGTTATGCATAATGGGAAGATTATCGGCAGTATTGAGGCTATCCATCGTCATGGCACCATTTATCTTTATTTTTATCTTATTCTTGTTGCCGCTCTTATTCTGTTGGTTTCCCGTCTGTATTTACATACTGTCGAGGCCAGAAATATACTTGAGGTCAGGGTTACTGAGCGAACCCGGGAACTGGTTGACATGAACCAGGACTTGCAGCAGGAAATTCAGGAACGTATTAGAGCAGAAAAAGCCCTGGGGGAGAGTGAAGAGAGGTACAGGGAGATTTATAATGCCCCCAGTGACGCCATTATTATGCACGATGCTGCCACTGGTGCAATTCTGGATGTAAACAGGGCAGCCGTGGAACTCTATGGCTATAGTTATGATGAATTGCTGGTACAGACTATTGGCAGTCTGAGTTCAGGTGAACCGCCCTATGATATGGAGCATGGAGCCCAAAGGGTTGGGTTGGCGATGACCAAGGGGCCGCAACTCTTTGACTGGCGTGTGAAGAAGCAGAACGGGGATCTGTTGTGGGTTGAAGTGGCCCTTCGTTATACGGAATTCAGCGATCAGAAATATGTCATTGCCGTTGTCAGGGATGTAAGCCAGCGTAAGGCGGCGGAGGTGGCTCTGGCTGCAGAAAAGGAAAGGCTGGCCGTTACCCTTCGCAGTATCGGGGATGGTGTTATAACCACTGATATCGAGGGTGTTATTATCCTGATCAATAAAGTGGCTGAGGACTTAACAGGCTGGAGTTGTGAGGAGGCTGCAGGGAAGCCTCTGGCTGAGGTGTTTACTATTCTCAATGAACAGACCAGGCAACGTTGTGAAAACCCGGTGACCAGAGTACTGGCCAGTGGTGAAATCATTGCCCTGGCTAACCACACGATTCTCATTTCCAGAGATGGCTCGGAATACAGTATTGCCGACAGCGGTGCTCCCATCAGAGATGAAAACAGCGAGGTCGTAGGTGTTGTTCTCGTATTCCGGGATGTTACAGCTGAAAGAGAGAGGGAAGCAGAGCTGGCTAAAGGCAGAAAGCTGGAATCGGTTGGGCTCCTGGCTGGTGGTATTGCCCATGATTTCAATAACATCCTGACAGCAATCATGGGGAATATCAACCTCGCCCTGCTCTTCAGTAATCCTGAAGAGAGAGCTTATGCACTGTTGCAGGATGCAGAAAAAGCTTCGTTGCGGGCTAAGGATCTTACTCAACAACTTCTTACCTTTTCCAAAGGTGGTGAACCTATAAAAGAACTGGCAACCATAAAAAATATTATTGAGGATTCGGCTTGTTTTATTTTGCGGGGGAGTAATGTCAGCTGCAATTTTCACTGTGACAATGATTTGTGGCCCGTCGAAATAGATCAGGGGCAGGTGAGTCAGGTTATCCAGAATATTATTATTAATGCTGATCAGGCCATGCCTAAGGGTGGAGAAGTGAATGTGTATTGTTCCAATGTCAGCTGTGAGCAGTGCGGTGAGCTTCCTCTGCCACCTCGGGATTACCTGAGAATCAGCATTCAGGATAGTGGGATCGGTATGGCAGGTTCATTGCTCGAAAATATCTTTGACCCTTATTTTACGACCAAGCAGGAGGGGAGTGGGCTTGGTCTGGCAGTGAGTCATTCCATTATCAGCAAACACGGTGGGTATATAACCGTGGAATCTGAACCGGGCAGGGGGACAACTTTTACCCTCTATCTTCCGGCTGAGCGTGATAAAAAGCTTGTGGTGGCAGTTCGGCAGGAGGATGCCGGCGGAATGCCTGGGAAGGCGAAGATAATGATAATGGATGACGACGAGATGGTGAGATCGGTCGCCGAGGCCATGCTGAACCATTTTGGTTATGAAGTCATTCTGGCCAGGGATGGTGTGGAGGCGATCTCATTTTACAGAGAGGCCCTTGAAAGTGATACCCCCATCGACCTGGTTGTTATGGATCTGACCATTCCAGGTGGCATGGGAGGGCAGGAAGCCGTAAGGGAAATTCACAAAATTGATCCGCAGGCCAAGATTATTGTATCCAGTGGCTATTCCAATGATCCAATCATGGCCAACTATCGTGACCATGGCTTTCTGGGAGCCATGACGAAACCCTTTCAGCTTCATGATTTCAAGGTGACTCTTCAAAGGGTTCTCTGA
- a CDS encoding GGDEF domain-containing protein, translating into MDSFHWTKTYETGLSEVDLQHHYLVDTINEFGRLLLLGQVASDDVEQVFKKLADYTQYHFTEEEIMMKQVGIDARHYKEHCKKHQDFLDEVISMYAAVSEDNPGSEKHLFDFLTHWLVYHILGADMNMARQIKAIQSGVTSAAAYENEERAGNEATEPLLIALNGLFEQVSVRNRELLFLNQSLEEKVAERTRELSEANRHLEELSLTDVLTGLPNRRYALRSLDLLWREAVRTNSPMVCMMIDADHFKAVNDTYGHDAGDAVLSKLAQTLQHSLRNDDIVSRLGGDEFFIICPNTDIVNGMNVAESIRKAVSELRVTTGDGIWHGSVSVGVAAFTPGMATYDELMKVADQGVYAAKQDGKNCVRSCS; encoded by the coding sequence ATGGACTCATTTCACTGGACCAAAACATACGAAACCGGATTGTCAGAGGTTGATCTTCAACATCATTATCTTGTCGATACCATAAATGAATTTGGGCGATTATTACTTCTTGGTCAGGTCGCATCCGATGATGTGGAACAGGTGTTCAAGAAGCTTGCTGACTACACTCAGTATCATTTCACGGAAGAAGAGATAATGATGAAACAGGTTGGTATCGATGCACGCCACTACAAGGAACACTGTAAAAAACATCAGGATTTCCTGGATGAAGTTATCTCTATGTATGCTGCTGTTTCTGAAGATAATCCTGGTTCGGAAAAACACCTGTTTGATTTCCTGACACATTGGCTTGTGTATCATATTCTTGGGGCAGATATGAATATGGCAAGGCAGATAAAAGCGATTCAATCTGGTGTGACATCTGCCGCCGCCTATGAGAATGAAGAACGAGCAGGAAATGAGGCCACTGAGCCGTTACTTATTGCTTTAAATGGGCTGTTTGAACAGGTGTCTGTACGAAACAGGGAGTTGCTGTTCCTGAACCAGTCACTTGAGGAAAAAGTTGCAGAACGGACCAGAGAACTCTCTGAAGCGAATCGCCATCTTGAGGAGCTTTCTCTCACCGATGTTCTCACCGGACTCCCTAACCGCCGCTATGCCTTGCGTAGCCTCGATCTTCTGTGGCGGGAGGCGGTTCGAACGAATTCCCCCATGGTTTGCATGATGATCGATGCTGATCACTTTAAAGCAGTCAATGACACCTATGGGCATGATGCCGGGGATGCTGTTTTGTCGAAACTGGCTCAAACACTTCAGCACTCCCTGCGGAATGATGATATTGTGTCCCGTTTAGGCGGCGATGAGTTTTTCATAATCTGTCCCAATACGGATATCGTAAATGGAATGAATGTTGCGGAGAGTATACGTAAGGCCGTGTCTGAACTTCGTGTAACGACTGGGGATGGCATCTGGCACGGGAGTGTCAGTGTCGGGGTCGCAGCGTTCACCCCGGGTATGGCAACCTACGATGAACTGATGAAGGTTGCAGATCAGGGGGTGTATGCTGCTAAACAGGATGGAAAGAATTGTGTGAGGAGCTGCTCGTGA